Genomic DNA from Xiphophorus couchianus chromosome 12, X_couchianus-1.0, whole genome shotgun sequence:
CATATGCATATGGTgattcaaataaagaaacagtatatttgtttacttttaaagtcATTCTTTAGCTAGATATAATGATATCCCGGATATAATAAATCTCTTCAGTAACATATTTTGTCAGaccataaattattttaaagaacgTTTGGTTCTTCTACAGTTTAAATATTGGATAGAAATACCTGAACTTGTTTAGCTTAGTCCTATATCGTATAGCATCAAGCTGTTCCACGATGTTTTTGTGCACATTCAAGATATGAACTGCTCTAGTCATCCTGCAATTTATCAAATAGGAACTCCTAAACTTGGTAGTTGTAGAGTGGTGTTTGTAATGTtataaacaggagttataaacAGTATTTATTTGCTAGGCTGACGTTAAAAGCACAGGTGCAGCGTGTTGAACGAACCACATGCATCCTCCTGCTCCCTGCTGAAGTCACTGTCCGCTGTCCTGTTGTTTGTGAACACGGAGCCTCCCATGTAGGCAAGGCCCATCTGCAGGTTGTCCGGTACAGGCGAGTAAAACACAGGCATGGTGGCTCAAACCTTTGGTCATGGCAGAACTAACAGTCCAAACACTCTAATTGTGGCGTCTGTGTCTGGGTCTGCAGCTAATTCCTGTTGTCCTCTATACTATAAATGCACAGTAGAGATTGTAATGGctacacagagacagacagtcCAATGCTACTGCTAATGAGATTATCAAGAGGGAGGCGGGCTGAGGATTAGTCTGAAACATTGACATTATGCATTGTCTGTTAGTGGGTATTTTTCATGAGTAAATCTGTTTATATGCTTTGGGAATAAATTGGTATTTGAGTTCCACTGAGTTCACATAGGGACAGCAGCGATAACACTGGCAATTTACACTGTTTTGTTCCTAGCAATTTGGTACaatgaaacagataaaaatggaatctagtttttgtaatttttatttaagtgtgCAAATAAACAGTAAGCCTTTAGTATGCCTAACACTCTCCACACTGCATCCAACCAGCGAGTCCTCAGAATGGGGCCTGGCTGTAACAGTCTTGCCTTTTAGCCCCACTCATCATTAATGCGGCTGGGTTGCAGATGCAAAGTTTGGCCACATGGGGTCATCACAGCTCGTCCCTTGGTGCGTGCAGTGGGAAGTTCTGGAACTCCTCTGGCACTTTTTCCCCTTTCTGGGACCTCTTATAGAAACCCAGAGACTCTAACAGGCTGCTGATCTCATCTGCCTTCATGTTCTTCACAGGGACAGTCTGATGTTTCAggaaacagagagaagaaacaaaagcaaggACACATCAACATCACACAGCTAAGGGTTTAGTTGGAACTCTTATTGGTTAAATACTGGAAATCATATTGAAACACATTCATGTTTTGACAGAAATTAGTaggtaaaaaaaagtaaaaggtttGTATGTTCATAAATCAAAATGGAGGATCTTTACTAGCAGTCATTAGGTGAGAGCCAGGGTGCAGCCTGCACAGATCGCCAGTCCATCACCTTCAAAAGGAAACTGGAGTACCCAGacagaacccacacatgcacaggtaGAATATGCAAACTCCAGGCAGAAAAAACCCAGGATTTAGTCAGGGACCTCTGAGATGTGCCTCTGAAACGCAAATCTTACCTTCACAACTTCATCCTTTTCATTGTAAAATATCAGACGGGGCTTCTTCTCCTCTGATGAGTCATACTCTAAGTTATGGCTGTATGGCAAAAAATAGATCAGGGAAAACAACAGGTAGGCAACACATCTATC
This window encodes:
- the selenoe gene encoding selenoprotein e, encoding MWALLVLTFGLAAGALESSNKTAAEERLAIARAKLMAPSVVGUAIKKMPELHHFLMERSALYHNLEYDSSEEKKPRLIFYNEKDEVVKTVPVKNMKADEISSLLESLGFYKRSQKGEKVPEEFQNFPLHAPRDEL